In one window of Myxococcales bacterium DNA:
- a CDS encoding fatty acid desaturase, whose amino-acid sequence MRLRYASDVRTLLWTFVLTPALAALLYARPALVPYLSWVSCYFALACGVIAHNHNHCPTFESKRANSIFAGWISIFYGYPTFAWIPTHNLNHHKFVNKAGDATITWRFTNKNNALVGITYFFVSSYYQSGPIKEFIRKAKAGNPKLYRQIVTQYVVWAGAHLGLFALALAIHGPKTGLYVYVFAFALPAFFALWTIMFFNYGQHVHTDPWSKHNHSRTFNGRLLNFLLFNNGLHTVHHEHASAHWSTMREIHEKIAPEIHPELNLRSFWWWVIRSFFLAPIFPSMGTKQIGRAPFDTESPRTAAVETATIGEAVEAGINAPMV is encoded by the coding sequence ATGCGCCTTCGCTACGCCTCCGATGTCCGCACGCTTCTTTGGACGTTCGTTCTCACGCCGGCCCTGGCCGCGCTGCTCTACGCGCGCCCGGCCCTCGTGCCGTACCTCTCCTGGGTGAGTTGCTACTTCGCACTCGCCTGCGGCGTCATCGCGCACAACCACAACCACTGCCCGACCTTCGAGAGCAAGCGCGCCAACTCGATCTTCGCGGGCTGGATCTCGATCTTCTACGGGTACCCCACGTTCGCGTGGATCCCGACCCACAACCTGAACCACCACAAGTTCGTCAACAAGGCCGGCGACGCGACCATCACCTGGCGCTTCACGAACAAGAACAACGCGCTCGTGGGCATCACGTACTTCTTCGTCTCGAGCTACTACCAGAGCGGACCCATCAAGGAGTTCATCCGCAAGGCGAAGGCCGGAAACCCGAAGCTCTATCGCCAGATCGTGACCCAATACGTGGTCTGGGCGGGCGCGCACCTCGGCCTCTTTGCGCTCGCGCTCGCGATCCATGGGCCCAAGACGGGCCTCTACGTTTACGTGTTCGCCTTCGCGCTCCCCGCGTTCTTCGCGCTCTGGACGATCATGTTCTTCAACTACGGGCAACACGTGCACACGGACCCGTGGTCGAAGCACAACCACTCGCGCACCTTCAACGGTCGGCTCCTCAACTTCCTGCTCTTCAATAACGGCCTTCACACCGTGCACCACGAGCACGCGAGCGCGCACTGGAGCACCATGCGCGAGATCCACGAGAAGATCGCGCCGGAGATTCACCCCGAGCTGAACCTCCGGAGCTTCTGGTGGTGGGTCATTCGCTCGTTCTTCTTGGCGCCGATCTTCCCGTCGATGGGCACCAAACAAATCGGTCGCGCGCCCTTCGACACCGAATCGCCCCGCACCGCGGCTGTCGAGACGGCGACCATCGGCGAGGCCGTCGAGGCGGGCATCAACGCTCCGATGGTTTGA
- a CDS encoding sulfurtransferase, whose product MARPRPWSDLRVVDVRWSLSKRGRDAYAAGHVEGAAFLDLDVDLSAPSGPGRHPMPERAQLERVFGAIGVDATTHVVAYDDAGGAIAARVWFLLRRYGHERVSILDGGFPAWVAAGGPVSTDGPSFEPQALSLAAPQRSDVVDKAFVERLALGGGVGRTLLLDARARERYRGDTEPVDARPGHIPSAVNAPFADLLVTKADGTTGLKSKSELEAYFRSLGAGAADDIVVYCGSGVTACLDVLALERAGFAALIYEGSYSDWARDDRLPVALGDR is encoded by the coding sequence ATGGCACGTCCTCGACCCTGGTCCGACCTTCGCGTCGTCGATGTCCGTTGGTCGCTCAGCAAACGTGGCCGCGACGCGTACGCGGCAGGGCACGTAGAGGGAGCCGCCTTCTTGGACCTCGACGTGGACCTCTCAGCGCCGTCGGGCCCGGGCCGACACCCGATGCCGGAGCGAGCTCAGCTCGAACGCGTCTTCGGGGCCATCGGCGTCGACGCGACCACCCACGTGGTGGCCTACGACGACGCCGGCGGCGCCATCGCCGCGCGCGTTTGGTTCCTCTTGCGCCGCTACGGACACGAGCGCGTGTCGATCCTCGACGGAGGCTTTCCCGCGTGGGTCGCCGCCGGCGGACCTGTATCCACCGACGGGCCCAGCTTTGAGCCCCAAGCGCTCAGCCTCGCCGCGCCCCAGCGAAGCGACGTCGTCGACAAGGCCTTCGTGGAGCGACTCGCGCTCGGCGGCGGCGTGGGCCGCACGCTCCTGCTCGACGCGCGCGCGCGCGAGCGCTACCGCGGCGACACGGAGCCCGTCGACGCGCGGCCCGGACACATTCCTTCGGCCGTGAACGCGCCCTTCGCGGATCTCCTGGTGACGAAGGCCGACGGCACGACGGGCCTCAAGTCCAAGAGCGAGCTGGAGGCGTACTTCCGCTCGCTCGGCGCCGGCGCGGCCGACGACATCGTCGTCTATTGCGGCTCCGGCGTGACGGCGTGCCTCGACGTCCTGGCCCTCGAGCGTGCGGGGTTCGCGGCTCTTATCTACGAGGGCAGCTACAGCGATTGGGCACGCGACGACCGCCTCCCGGTGGCGCTCGGCGATCGCTGA
- a CDS encoding MBL fold metallo-hydrolase: MRIRSLEGNTQRLDGGAMFGNCPKALWERWAAPDEKNRIDFACRAMLVTETSGRNVLFEAGIGAFFDPKMKERFGVIEEEHVLVRSLKEQGLTPKDIDVLVLSHLHFDHAGGLLSAYAPGKALELVFPKATYVVGARAWERAKAPHVRDRASFIPELTGLLEATGRLELVREEGDAATSATLGAGYTFFLSEGHTPGLLLSTVYDGPRGPITFLGDLVPGLPWVHLPITMGYDRFPELLIEEKTRLLTRIVAGSEWVFYTHDRGAAASRVVEKDGRFMAEGSQKSIDWSH; encoded by the coding sequence ATGCGGATCCGATCCCTCGAAGGCAACACGCAACGACTCGACGGTGGCGCCATGTTCGGCAACTGTCCGAAGGCGCTTTGGGAGCGCTGGGCCGCGCCCGACGAGAAGAACCGCATCGACTTCGCGTGCCGCGCCATGCTCGTCACGGAGACATCGGGCCGCAACGTGCTCTTCGAGGCGGGCATCGGCGCGTTCTTCGATCCGAAGATGAAGGAGCGGTTCGGCGTGATCGAAGAGGAGCACGTCCTCGTTCGCTCGCTCAAGGAGCAAGGTCTCACGCCGAAAGACATCGACGTGCTCGTCCTCAGCCACCTTCACTTCGATCACGCCGGCGGCCTGCTCTCCGCCTACGCACCCGGCAAGGCGCTCGAGCTCGTGTTTCCCAAGGCGACCTACGTGGTGGGCGCTCGCGCCTGGGAGCGCGCCAAGGCCCCGCACGTGCGCGACCGCGCGTCGTTCATCCCCGAGCTCACGGGACTCCTCGAAGCGACCGGGCGCCTCGAACTCGTCCGAGAAGAAGGCGACGCCGCGACGAGCGCCACGCTCGGCGCGGGCTACACGTTCTTCCTTTCCGAAGGGCATACGCCGGGTCTGCTTCTCTCCACGGTCTACGACGGCCCAAGGGGGCCCATCACCTTCCTCGGCGATCTGGTGCCGGGCCTGCCGTGGGTCCACCTGCCCATCACCATGGGCTACGACCGCTTCCCGGAGCTGCTCATCGAGGAGAAGACCCGCCTCTTGACGCGCATCGTGGCGGGCTCCGAGTGGGTCTTCTACACGCACGATCGCGGAGCGGCGGCCTCGCGCGTCGTCGAGAAGGACGGCCGCTTCATGGCTGAGGGCAGCCAGAAGAGCATCGACTGGAGCCACTGA
- the tssG gene encoding type VI secretion system baseplate subunit TssG, whose product MEPRRPYDETENPETEEQLTRLLETNGHRFAFFQVVRILEHLNPGAAPIGERGPLVNEAVRFRHDPSLGFPAGDVSKVRPRVARHGLVFAEVTSTFLGLFGANSPLPTTMSEDVLKNEDDSGSLRAFYDIFHHRLISLFYRAWKKTRMYASHRADGSDRLTQRVLSFVGVDGFGATPNLGIPPIDLLALAPLLAVRTRSARTLETVLTRVFPGIAVGVESFLERRVMLSDDQRAQLGLRNGTLGTNFTIGRSVVDRTGRFGVQVGPVDYELFEALLPGGKHHTKLREVVQQFTRGVLEAEVELLLKDDQTPRFQLGERGAQLGVTTTLRSAEGKALKAKFVLSDNAEEARATMS is encoded by the coding sequence GTGGAGCCACGGCGCCCCTACGACGAGACGGAGAATCCTGAGACGGAGGAGCAGCTGACGCGCCTGCTCGAGACGAACGGCCATCGCTTCGCCTTCTTTCAGGTGGTGCGCATCCTCGAGCACCTAAACCCCGGCGCTGCGCCGATCGGAGAGCGGGGGCCGCTCGTCAACGAGGCCGTTCGCTTCCGGCACGACCCGAGCCTCGGATTCCCCGCGGGGGACGTGTCGAAGGTGCGCCCCCGCGTTGCACGCCACGGCCTGGTCTTCGCGGAGGTCACCAGCACGTTCCTCGGACTCTTCGGCGCGAACTCGCCCCTGCCAACGACGATGTCGGAGGACGTCCTCAAGAACGAGGACGACAGCGGCAGCCTTCGAGCCTTCTACGACATCTTCCATCACCGCCTCATCAGCCTCTTCTACCGCGCGTGGAAGAAGACCCGGATGTACGCGTCCCATCGCGCCGACGGCTCCGATCGGCTCACGCAGCGGGTGCTCTCCTTCGTGGGGGTCGACGGCTTTGGCGCGACGCCCAATCTAGGCATTCCGCCGATTGACCTCCTGGCCCTCGCGCCACTGCTCGCCGTTCGCACCCGGTCGGCTCGCACCCTCGAGACGGTCCTCACGCGCGTCTTTCCCGGCATCGCCGTCGGCGTCGAGAGCTTCCTCGAGCGACGCGTCATGCTCAGCGACGACCAGCGGGCGCAGCTCGGGCTCCGCAACGGCACCCTCGGGACGAACTTCACCATTGGTCGCTCGGTCGTTGACCGGACGGGGCGCTTCGGCGTGCAGGTCGGCCCCGTGGACTACGAGCTCTTCGAGGCGCTTTTGCCTGGCGGGAAGCATCACACGAAGCTCCGCGAGGTTGTGCAGCAGTTCACGCGCGGTGTCCTCGAGGCCGAGGTCGAGCTGCTCCTCAAGGACGATCAGACGCCCCGCTTCCAGCTCGGCGAGCGCGGCGCCCAGCTCGGGGTCACGACGACCTTGCGGAGCGCCGAGGGCAAGGCCCTCAAGGCCAAATTTGTGCTCAGTGACAACGCGGAGGAGGCCCGCGCGACGATGTCGTAA
- the tssF gene encoding type VI secretion system baseplate subunit TssF — protein MSSFNQYFKDELAYLRELGREFSQAYPMLAPMLADRGGDPDVERLLEGVAFLTGRLRQKLDDELPEIVVGVATLLFPHLLRPLPACSILEFSPLMTGARDRTVVPAFAEFSSVDVNGVACRFRSTTATEISPVAIADVRLESIPHGKQELKLSLDAAVGVPPRDSLPESLRLHFPGEGYEALRLWSWVLERTDDVLLRAVGPDGRIRGEVSLGKRSLKVRSFDADQSLLPMGSSTFHGFRLLEEYYVLPEKFAFVDIDGVREAAGALGMESPHGLVLALRFDRRLVDAAPVTKDSVKLHCVPIVNVFQTSAEPVRLAVGRERFRVKPTGLSVRAGEVYSIERVTTILRHSGKRVELPCFYDFSHSGAADSSGIFYTPHYAPSVVGDGVDLTVSFGSASQANLLPDADVASLDLLATNRSHANALRAGEIRVATGTSPIGVSFRNLFAVRPHVSPPFGRELHWRVVAHAAMGIRALTELDVLRSVLDVYNLHAIVDRQAARAGELRMAALKDIRLKPSERLLRGVPVRGIDIEVDAEETGFQGDGDLYLFGSVLERFFGHYVSLNSFSRMTLSGLTTKQKYVWPARSGSVTLL, from the coding sequence TTGTCTTCATTCAATCAGTACTTCAAGGACGAGCTCGCGTACCTGCGGGAGTTGGGCCGCGAGTTCTCGCAGGCCTACCCCATGCTCGCCCCGATGCTCGCTGACCGGGGTGGCGATCCGGACGTTGAACGCTTGTTGGAGGGGGTCGCGTTCCTTACGGGACGCCTTCGGCAGAAGCTGGACGATGAGCTTCCCGAAATCGTCGTTGGCGTAGCGACGCTGCTCTTTCCCCACCTCCTTCGCCCGTTGCCGGCCTGTTCAATCCTCGAGTTCTCCCCGCTCATGACCGGTGCTCGCGATCGCACCGTAGTCCCCGCGTTCGCCGAGTTTTCAAGCGTCGACGTGAACGGCGTCGCCTGCCGATTCCGGAGCACCACCGCTACCGAGATTTCGCCCGTCGCCATTGCCGACGTCCGCCTCGAGTCCATCCCGCACGGCAAACAGGAGCTAAAGCTGTCCCTTGACGCGGCCGTCGGGGTCCCGCCCCGCGATAGCCTGCCGGAGAGCCTGCGGCTGCACTTCCCGGGGGAGGGCTACGAGGCTCTGCGGCTCTGGTCGTGGGTGTTGGAGCGCACCGACGATGTGCTGCTGCGAGCGGTGGGCCCTGACGGTCGCATTCGGGGCGAAGTCTCGCTCGGCAAACGCTCCCTCAAGGTTCGGAGCTTCGACGCCGACCAGTCGCTGTTACCCATGGGGAGCTCCACGTTTCACGGCTTCCGATTGCTCGAGGAGTACTACGTCCTGCCCGAGAAATTTGCCTTCGTCGACATCGACGGAGTCCGCGAGGCTGCCGGCGCACTCGGCATGGAGTCGCCGCACGGCCTGGTTCTCGCGTTGCGATTCGATCGACGCCTCGTGGACGCAGCACCGGTGACGAAGGATAGCGTGAAGCTTCACTGCGTCCCGATCGTCAACGTGTTTCAGACGAGCGCAGAGCCGGTTCGCTTGGCGGTGGGGCGTGAACGTTTCCGCGTCAAGCCGACCGGTCTCTCGGTGCGTGCCGGCGAGGTCTACTCGATCGAGCGAGTCACCACGATCCTTCGGCACAGTGGAAAGCGAGTCGAACTGCCGTGCTTCTATGACTTCAGTCACTCGGGGGCCGCGGACTCGAGCGGCATTTTTTACACTCCACACTACGCTCCGAGCGTCGTTGGCGATGGCGTGGATCTGACCGTGTCTTTCGGTTCAGCCTCCCAAGCGAATCTCTTGCCGGATGCTGATGTCGCGTCGCTGGACTTGCTGGCCACGAATCGGAGTCACGCCAATGCGCTCCGGGCCGGCGAGATTCGCGTGGCGACGGGAACCTCACCCATCGGTGTCTCCTTCCGAAACCTGTTCGCCGTGAGGCCGCATGTGTCGCCCCCGTTTGGTCGTGAGCTTCACTGGCGAGTGGTTGCGCATGCGGCCATGGGCATTCGTGCCCTTACCGAGCTGGACGTGTTGCGCTCCGTGCTCGACGTTTACAACCTCCATGCCATCGTGGACCGGCAGGCGGCTCGCGCCGGCGAGCTGCGCATGGCGGCCCTGAAGGACATCCGCCTCAAGCCGTCCGAGAGGCTTCTTCGCGGGGTGCCTGTTCGAGGCATCGACATCGAGGTCGATGCTGAGGAGACTGGCTTCCAGGGAGACGGCGACCTCTACCTCTTCGGTTCGGTGCTCGAGCGGTTCTTTGGCCACTACGTTTCCCTCAACTCCTTCTCGCGCATGACCCTGAGCGGCCTCACCACGAAGCAGAAGTACGTGTGGCCTGCGCGGAGCGGTTCGGTGACCCTCCTATGA
- the tssC gene encoding type VI secretion system contractile sheath large subunit, producing MAEQQRSGGAPASVEEESLLDAIIGETKLKPNDEGYEVTRRGVQAFITELLTPTRGQKKVDRAFADSLIAEIDARISKQLDLVLHDPAFQQLESAWRGLKFVVDRTDFRENIKCELLNCSKDDLMMDFEDAPEIMKSGFYKTVYTAEYGQFGGKPYGAIISNYDFGPGPQDIALLQQCAAVGAMAHAPFMAAASSKFFGTENYLSLPNLKDLRALMEGPQYAKWQSFRESEDSRYVGLLMPRFLLRLPYGEASNKVRSFNYEEQSVGDHNAYLWGNATFAFATRLADSFGKYRWCPNIIGPQSGGTVEDLPLHQYEAMGEIQTKIPTEVMISERREYELSEEGFIALTFRKDSDNACFFSANSCQKPKYFGQSAEGREAEMNYRLGTQLPYLFLTTRVAHFLKVLQREEIGSWKERGDLEDQLNTWLGQYVVGMDNVSSEIRSTHSFREAKILVEDVEGNAGWYKVDMKLRPHFKYMGAFFTLSLVGKLDKA from the coding sequence ATGGCGGAACAACAACGCAGCGGCGGCGCGCCCGCATCGGTCGAGGAGGAGTCGCTCCTCGATGCCATCATTGGCGAGACGAAGCTCAAGCCCAATGACGAGGGCTATGAGGTCACGCGTCGTGGCGTGCAGGCGTTCATTACGGAGCTTCTGACGCCAACCCGCGGCCAGAAGAAGGTCGACCGAGCCTTCGCCGACAGTCTCATCGCCGAGATCGACGCTCGCATCTCCAAGCAGCTCGATCTCGTCCTCCATGATCCGGCGTTCCAGCAACTCGAGTCCGCGTGGCGCGGACTCAAGTTTGTCGTCGATCGCACGGACTTCCGCGAGAACATCAAGTGCGAGCTCCTCAACTGCTCCAAAGACGACCTCATGATGGACTTCGAGGACGCTCCGGAGATCATGAAGAGCGGCTTCTACAAGACCGTGTACACCGCGGAGTACGGTCAGTTCGGTGGCAAGCCCTACGGCGCCATCATCAGCAATTACGATTTCGGCCCGGGGCCACAAGACATCGCCTTGCTCCAGCAGTGTGCGGCTGTGGGGGCCATGGCCCATGCGCCATTCATGGCCGCTGCAAGTTCGAAGTTCTTTGGGACAGAGAACTACCTCTCGCTGCCCAACCTCAAGGACCTTCGTGCCTTGATGGAAGGCCCCCAATACGCGAAGTGGCAGTCTTTCCGTGAATCGGAGGACTCGCGCTACGTCGGGCTCCTCATGCCGCGCTTCTTGCTCCGGCTCCCCTATGGGGAGGCGAGCAACAAGGTGCGCTCCTTCAACTATGAGGAGCAGTCCGTCGGCGATCACAACGCCTACCTCTGGGGCAATGCCACCTTCGCGTTTGCCACGCGGCTTGCCGACAGCTTCGGCAAGTATCGTTGGTGCCCCAACATCATCGGCCCGCAATCAGGCGGAACGGTCGAAGACCTTCCACTGCACCAGTATGAAGCGATGGGGGAAATTCAGACCAAGATCCCCACCGAGGTGATGATCAGCGAACGTCGCGAGTACGAACTCTCGGAAGAGGGCTTCATCGCCCTGACCTTCCGCAAGGATTCGGACAACGCCTGCTTCTTCTCAGCGAACAGCTGCCAAAAGCCGAAGTACTTCGGCCAGTCGGCGGAAGGCCGCGAGGCTGAGATGAACTATCGCCTCGGCACCCAGCTGCCGTACCTATTCCTTACGACTCGCGTGGCACACTTTCTCAAGGTCCTTCAGCGCGAGGAGATTGGCTCCTGGAAGGAGCGAGGCGACCTCGAGGATCAGCTCAACACTTGGTTGGGCCAGTATGTCGTCGGCATGGACAACGTTTCGTCGGAGATTCGTTCGACGCATTCGTTTCGCGAGGCCAAGATCCTCGTTGAGGACGTCGAGGGCAACGCCGGTTGGTACAAGGTGGACATGAAGCTGCGGCCCCACTTCAAATACATGGGCGCCTTCTTCACGCTCAGCCTCGTAGGCAAGCTCGACAAGGCCTAG
- the tssB gene encoding type VI secretion system contractile sheath small subunit, translating to MAKEGSVAPRERINIRYKPATGNAKEDVELPLKMLFIGDYTGRPDPRPVEDRKPINIDKDNFNQVLGEQDLGLHISVPDVLSGEPGSSLDVKLKFKSLADFGPERVAEQVPELKKLLELRQAITALKGPLGNVPAFKRKIEALLKDDAARDKLIAELGLSKDGG from the coding sequence ATGGCGAAGGAAGGTTCCGTCGCGCCCCGAGAGCGCATCAACATCCGCTACAAGCCGGCCACCGGTAACGCGAAGGAGGACGTAGAGCTCCCCCTCAAGATGTTGTTCATCGGGGACTACACGGGCCGCCCCGATCCGCGGCCGGTGGAGGATCGAAAGCCGATCAACATCGACAAGGACAACTTCAATCAGGTGCTCGGCGAGCAAGACCTCGGTTTGCACATCAGCGTACCTGACGTCCTCTCAGGCGAGCCCGGCAGCTCGCTCGACGTGAAGCTCAAGTTCAAGTCACTCGCCGATTTCGGTCCCGAACGCGTAGCGGAGCAGGTGCCCGAGCTCAAGAAGCTCCTCGAGCTTCGCCAGGCCATCACGGCGCTGAAGGGCCCGCTCGGGAACGTGCCCGCGTTCAAGCGCAAGATTGAGGCGCTCCTCAAAGATGACGCCGCCCGCGACAAGCTCATCGCAGAGCTTGGGCTCTCGAAGGACGGAGGCTGA
- a CDS encoding type VI secretion system domain-containing protein: MSLREELDARHAPLLAPLSPAPGGRDMSFDPSFEAAKAEIDKLTSVSGGKPNWTGIIEGTSRLLTNDTKDFRLVIWWALATVQQRPTPAFADLAAAAHLVLGMVHAHWTTAFPDVKRSRGRANLYAWLTEQIDPLFDGREVVAEEREAVVLSQSLLEELDAALAERLGESHPGPGRLRGSMNRFVRALPADAPPQPPPPAPAPVGEPRRGATAETHAYADDPQEGGGGDRASTPAPSVMVVRVEQDPFAPPALLAAAPTSADEARGALDTVTPLLFDVADLLRADAPDDPTAYRVSRLAARLLPAALGNVDDVRPPEGAAVTELGEALSREDWAAVVEVGERLLRASPSWLELHYTLSTALAQLGRDDARKEADRGAREILARFDGQPEPRFFIIPYATEASRKWLHPPAPRARAVPAEGGNEEAAPPPSVAQHVETLGDAVKVANRAGSGRERFRGMLQAGTMAIEQGQFQLARAVLESLLDVVGRHQLEEWDPALCASLYQLLIQALRGQGGENPDQGAREAQLFDKLCRIDPEAALALTQR; encoded by the coding sequence ATGTCACTCAGGGAGGAACTCGACGCACGGCACGCCCCGCTCCTCGCGCCACTGTCACCGGCGCCCGGTGGGCGCGACATGTCGTTCGATCCTAGCTTCGAGGCGGCGAAGGCCGAGATCGACAAGCTCACGAGCGTCAGCGGCGGCAAGCCCAATTGGACGGGCATCATCGAGGGGACGTCGCGGCTCCTTACGAACGACACCAAGGACTTCCGGTTGGTGATCTGGTGGGCGCTGGCGACCGTTCAGCAACGCCCGACGCCAGCGTTTGCCGACCTCGCCGCCGCAGCCCACCTGGTCCTCGGCATGGTCCACGCGCACTGGACGACGGCCTTCCCCGATGTGAAGAGGAGCCGCGGTCGCGCGAACCTCTACGCGTGGCTTACCGAGCAGATTGACCCGCTCTTCGACGGCCGCGAAGTCGTCGCCGAGGAGCGTGAAGCGGTCGTCCTGAGCCAATCGCTCTTAGAAGAGCTCGATGCCGCGTTGGCGGAGCGCCTTGGCGAGAGTCACCCAGGCCCCGGTCGGCTGCGCGGCTCTATGAACAGGTTCGTGCGGGCGTTGCCGGCCGACGCGCCTCCACAACCGCCGCCCCCCGCACCGGCGCCCGTCGGGGAGCCGCGGCGCGGCGCAACCGCCGAGACGCACGCGTACGCGGATGACCCCCAAGAGGGCGGTGGCGGCGACCGCGCGTCTACGCCGGCACCATCTGTCATGGTCGTTCGCGTCGAGCAGGATCCGTTTGCTCCGCCAGCGCTTCTTGCGGCCGCCCCGACCAGCGCCGATGAGGCGCGCGGGGCCTTGGATACGGTGACGCCGCTTTTGTTCGACGTCGCCGATCTCCTTCGCGCCGACGCGCCTGATGACCCGACGGCCTATCGCGTCTCGCGTCTCGCGGCGCGGCTCCTGCCGGCGGCCCTTGGCAACGTGGATGACGTCCGGCCCCCCGAAGGGGCGGCGGTTACCGAGCTCGGCGAAGCGCTCAGCCGCGAGGACTGGGCGGCCGTCGTCGAGGTCGGCGAACGCTTGCTTCGCGCGAGCCCGTCGTGGCTCGAGCTCCACTACACGCTCTCGACGGCGCTGGCTCAGCTCGGCCGCGACGATGCACGCAAAGAGGCCGACCGCGGCGCCCGGGAGATCCTGGCGCGTTTCGACGGGCAGCCGGAACCGCGGTTCTTCATTATCCCCTACGCAACGGAGGCGTCGCGCAAGTGGCTGCACCCGCCGGCGCCGCGGGCGCGAGCGGTTCCAGCGGAAGGGGGTAACGAGGAGGCGGCTCCACCGCCTTCGGTGGCGCAGCACGTCGAAACGTTGGGCGACGCCGTGAAGGTGGCCAACCGTGCCGGCAGTGGCCGGGAGCGCTTTCGCGGCATGCTCCAGGCCGGGACCATGGCCATCGAACAGGGCCAATTTCAGCTGGCCCGTGCCGTGCTTGAGAGTCTCCTCGATGTTGTTGGCAGGCACCAACTCGAGGAATGGGACCCGGCCCTGTGTGCGTCCTTGTATCAGCTTCTCATTCAGGCACTCCGCGGCCAAGGTGGCGAGAACCCGGACCAAGGTGCCCGCGAGGCGCAACTCTTCGACAAACTCTGCCGCATTGACCCCGAGGCCGCCCTTGCCCTGACCCAAAGGTGA
- the tagF gene encoding type VI secretion system-associated protein TagF, with product MDNTPPSSPLSSRYAVGAFGKVPKIGDFVRAGLTNEATRAFEEWLHQGVTYAHEKRGSTWKAPFLAGSIYAFVVQVPLGPDRSRGVAGVLKPSQDSVGRAFPLAIFAPLSVDMGPQLLLHALGGFLDEAVVAIDAASRATSAAEVDAALPGTVAIADATPLSWHYESWTRATRLADSWREIYGSDDVGHPARALYTLVEMARPVREGKVASVSLGARFPVGTLGVNAAALWLDLARCAFRATTPPSFFWFFDGQKGDVFLQLGRPSGSTFAELWCPDPRSETISDLRASAPQGDLIASLPPSLQAVLLRGDASVSDLMQALWFGA from the coding sequence TTGGACAACACGCCCCCGAGCTCGCCGCTCTCATCGCGATACGCCGTCGGGGCCTTCGGCAAGGTGCCGAAAATCGGCGATTTCGTTAGGGCGGGCCTGACCAACGAGGCGACGCGAGCCTTCGAGGAGTGGCTTCACCAAGGGGTCACGTACGCCCACGAGAAGCGCGGCTCGACGTGGAAGGCGCCCTTTCTCGCGGGGAGCATCTACGCGTTCGTGGTGCAGGTGCCGCTGGGACCCGACCGCAGCCGCGGTGTCGCCGGTGTCCTCAAGCCGAGCCAGGACTCGGTGGGTCGAGCGTTCCCGCTGGCCATCTTTGCTCCCCTGAGCGTCGACATGGGGCCGCAGCTCTTGCTCCACGCGCTCGGAGGTTTCCTCGACGAAGCCGTTGTCGCCATCGATGCGGCGTCGCGTGCGACGTCGGCGGCGGAGGTCGACGCTGCGCTCCCCGGCACCGTCGCCATCGCCGACGCGACTCCGTTGTCTTGGCACTACGAGTCGTGGACGAGGGCTACGCGGCTCGCGGACTCGTGGCGTGAGATCTACGGGAGCGATGACGTGGGCCACCCGGCGCGTGCGCTCTACACGCTCGTGGAGATGGCGCGGCCGGTCCGCGAAGGGAAGGTCGCCAGCGTCTCTTTGGGCGCGCGATTTCCCGTAGGCACGCTCGGCGTCAACGCGGCGGCGCTGTGGCTCGATCTCGCCCGATGCGCCTTTCGCGCGACGACGCCCCCGAGCTTCTTTTGGTTCTTTGACGGACAGAAGGGCGACGTCTTCCTCCAGCTGGGCCGCCCCTCGGGCTCGACCTTTGCCGAACTCTGGTGCCCCGACCCGAGGAGCGAGACGATCAGCGATCTTCGCGCCTCCGCGCCACAGGGCGACCTCATCGCGTCGCTCCCGCCTTCGCTCCAGGCGGTCCTCTTGCGCGGCGACGCTTCGGTGTCTGACCTCATGCAAGCGCTGTGGTTCGGGGCCTGA